ATGTAAGTTTTGTCAGTTGCTCTCGGAAAAGGGAAACTATGAAAATTTTTAGTTGTAGCTTAAACAGTTCACAATTGAAGACAAGTATACTAATATAAAGGTATCTAGTGACCAATATTCTGATTACCAAGGAGGTTTTTATGACTGTCAGCGTCATTGGAGAGCTGCTTCGCCACCGGGCTAGGTTGTCACCGGATGTGGAGGCTTTGGTGTCGCCGACAAAACGGTTGACGTACCGGGAATACAATGGGATCGTGAACAAGTTGGCCCATTACCTGCTCCAATTGCAGGTGCAAAAAGGGGATCGGATTGCACTCATTTGCAAAAACAGTCATCATTTTCCGATCATCTATATGGCTGCGGCTAAAATCGGCGCCGTGACGGTACCGATTAACTGGCGGCTCAAAACGGATGGAATTCGTTACATATTGGAAGACTGCACTCCCAAAATCCTGTTTTACGACGGAGAATTTGATGAAGTCACTCCTCTGTTGGGAACGCTCCCTTTCATTCAGCAGGAAATCCGCTTGGACATAGAAGACACCTTGGAAGAATTGACTGAAGGATATCCCGATAAAGAGCCGCAGGTGGATGTGATCGGAGAAGATCCCGCCCTGATCATCTATACCTCCGGAACCACCGGTCGTTCCAAAGGGGTCGTATGTACCCACACCAATCTGCACGCAGCCAGCATCGCCAACACGACCACATTGGATTGGCGGTACCGGGATCGTTTTTTGGTGGTCTCTCCCTTGTTCCACATCAGTGGCATGGTCATTCCCGTCTGTGCCCTGGTTCGTGGCTTGACGATGGTCATCAACGACCAATTCCACCCCATACAGGTTTGGGATCTCCTCCATGCTGAGAGGATCAACATCATGTTTGCCGTACCGTCGATGCTGAACTACATGTATGAGTCGTTGAAGCATCAGGATGTGGATGCGCCTTCCCTTCGCATGATTATCTGCGGCGGGGCCAAGGTGCCGGCGGAGCTGATCCGGGGGATGTACGATTTCGGGTACCATGTGGTGCAGGTGTACGGTGCGACGGAGTATGCAGGAGCCGCCACCTTTTGGCTGCCGGAATATGGTCTGGAGACATGCGAGTCAGCGGGAAAAGCTGTTTATCTGACGGAGATGAAAATCGTCGATCCCACTACGGGCGAAGCACTGCCTCCGGGTGAAATCGGAGAAGTGGTTTTAAGGGGGCCATTGACGTTCGCTGGATACTGGAATATGGAGAAAGCCACCCAAGAAGTGATTCGAAATGGTTGGTACCATACGCGGGACGCGGGCTGGATGGACGAGAACGGTTTATTGTACGTGGTCGATCGACTGCGGGATATGATCATCACCAGCGGGGAAAATGTGTTCCCGGCACAAGTGGAATCGGTCATCAATCAGTTGGAGGAAGTGTCCGAGTCTGCCGTGGTCGGCGTCGCACATCCGGTATGGGGCGAGCTTGCCCGGGCTTATGTTGTTCGGAAAGAAGGCAGCACGGTCACCGAACAGGAGATCATCACCCACGTTCGCCGGTATTTGCCCGATCACAGCCTGCATGAAGTCGTTTTTGTGGAGGAACTTCCGAAAAACAGCATGGGCAAAGTGATGAAATACGTGCTTCGTCAACATGCTAATCAACAACAACCGCAAGCGCAGTGAGTAAACAGGGGCCCCTGATTGAACTGAATCCAAAAAGCAGACATGAAAAGCAGATCGCTTGAATGGCTTCTGTGTTTTGCAGAAGCCATTTTGTTTTGCTTGTAATCATTCATTCGCTGACCGGGTCGGATCGGTCATCATCTGCTTCCCTGCAGGGTACAGGTGGAGAGATCCGGAGAAACAAGCGCAAAACACTAAAATATATTTTTGATCGATTATTGAAATGAGATCTGGAAATTTCGTTCATGAACGTTTTTGTGATAACTGGAAAGAAGGATCGGATACATAGTTTTTCGTAGTATACTGGAAGGTACAAGAATGGTTGAATCAGTCATCCTCATACGAGAAAGGCGGCTCGGATCGGTCAATGGTAGAAGTGCGTGGATTGGTCAAACGGTATAACGGTGTGGCCGTTGTGGATGGAGTGACGTTCAACGTGAAGCAAGGGGAGGTCTTCGGCCTGCTGGGGCCAAACGGTGCGGGAAAAACCACGACCATGGAGATGATCGAAGGATTACGTGTACCGGACGAAGGGGAGATTTGGATCGACGGAATGGACGTGGTTCGGGAGCGGGATCGGGTGAAGCATGTGATCGGACTGCAGTTACAGTCGACCGCATTGTTCGGGCACATGACTGTACGGGAAATGATCGTGCTCTACAGCAGCTTTTACCCCCATGCGCGTCCGGTGGATGAGCTGCTGACGGCTTTTGACTTGCAAGAGAAACGGAATACCTGGGTCAAACATCTCTCAGGGGGACAAAAGCAGCGGTTGGCCATCGCACTGGCCGTGGTACATGATCCACAGGTCCTGTTTTTGGATGAGCCGACGACAGGACTGGACCCGGGAGCGCGGCGCGCGCTGTGGGATATCATTCTTCGGTTGCGGGATGAGAGACGGACGGTGTTTTTATCAACCCATTACATGGAGGAAGCGGAACAGTTGTGTGACCGTGTGGCGATCATGGATCAGGGGAAAGTCATCGCCTTGGATACTCCAGCGGGATTGATCCGTCGACTGGATGTGGACAGCGTGGTTGAATTCGTCTGGGAATCGGAGTTAGACCCTTCATCGCTCGCTTCTTTGGGTGGAGTGAAGGAGGTGCGACACTCCGGGGATCGCAGTGTGATGCTGTTGACGGAGCGTCTGCCGGAGACGTTGCGCGACTTGATCGCATGGTCCGAAACCAGCGGTGTCCCGTTATCCGGTTTGCGAACACGGACGGCAACGCTGGAAGATGTGTTTCTCCACTATACGGGAAAGAGGTTGGCGTGAGACGTGAAGGCATATTGGCGATTGACCCAGGCGCAGTTGTTGTTGTTTTTGCGGAACAAAAACATCGTGATTTGGTCGCTGGTGGTTCCGATATTGATGATGGCGGTTTTGGGCACATTGATCAAAGGGGGAAACACATTTCGGCTGGATGTGGCGGTCGTCGATCAGGATCATTCCTCCGCTTCCCGTGAATTTGTACGGTCGTTGCAGTCGGTTTCGGGTGTTTCCGTTGAGATGGAGAAGGAACTGAATCAGGGGATCGCTCAGGTCCAACGAGGCGACCGTCAGCTGGCGATTCTGATCCGAAAAGGGTTCGGGCGACATCTCACCCAACGGGCGGAGCAAGAGCCGTCCAAGGACATTGTTCTCTATCTGGACAAAAGCAATCTGACGACCGCTCAGTTGGGCACGACGGTAGTGAAACAGATGGTCGATCAGCTGAACAAACGTGTGACTGGGTTTCGTCCCGTGATCACAGCCGAATCGGTAAATGTACAAAGCCGGACGCTGGGATATATTGATTTTCTGGTCCCCGGCTTGCTGGCGATGATGATTATGAACAACAACATGAACGGTGTAGCGGGCACGATCGCATCCTGGCGGGAAAGGGGTATCCTGCGTCGAATGCAGGCGACACCGTTGTCCAGCGCCACATTCATCGCCGGCCAGATCACGGCTCGCATCGTTCTCAACGGCCTGCAGGCGTTGATTGTGCTGTTGGTGGCCTATTGGTTGTTCGGGGTTCATGTTTACGGTTCGTGGTGGTTGCTGTTGGCATTGATTCTGCTGGGAACGCTGACGTTTATGTCCATCGGTTTTATCATCGCTTCTTTGGCCAAAACACCGGAAACGGCCGGGCCGATGGCGGGCTTGCTTTCGTTTCCCATGATCTTTGTCGGTGGCATCTTTTTCCCGGTACGGGATTTGCCCGATTGGTTGCGCCATATGGTCGACGCGATCCCGATCGGTCATTTGACGCATGCCCTGCGTGCGGTCATGAACGAAGGTGCCAGTCTGTCGGCGTTGTGGACGCCAGTAGCGGTGTTGACGGCATGGATGATCGGGGCGTTTGCCGTGGCCGCCTGGACGTTTCGTTGGGATGCTGAGTGAGGTGAACGAGGGTGATTATCGGAATCGGAACGGATATCGTACAACTGGACCGTTTGCGGCAAAAAGACAGGGAACGCTTGGCGCAACGCGTGCTGACGTCGGAGGAACGTCAGTGGTGGCCAGAGGGGGATGTGCGTCAAATCGAATATTTGGCAGGGAGATTTGCGGCCAAAGAGGCATTGTCGAAAGCGGCCAGGACCGGAATCGGCCGAATACTCGGTTTTCAGGATATCGAGATCTTGAGTGGCGACAACGGTTGTCCCAAAGTGCGGCTTTCCGAGCAAAGCAGACGGAAATTGGGGTGGGCGGATGATGTACAGATTCACCTCACTATTGCACATGAACGGGATTACGCTGTCGCCACGGTGGTGGTGGAACGGGTGCCGAACGAACGATGAGTGGAAGACCGAGGCCCGTCAACCTTGTCAGCATATCCGGACGGGCCGGTTCATATAGATATAACGCGGTTGGGAGGGACCCATGTGTACTTGGTTACTGCACAGGAGATGCGCGATCTGGACCGATACACCATCGAACACATCGGGATACCGGGTGTGGTGTTGATGGAACGCGCGGGACTTGCCGTCGCGCAAGCGATCACGGAACATTTCGCCCAACCGGGTCAGGCGGTGGTACTCTCTGGTCATGGCAACAATGGTGGGGACGGGTTTGTCGTCGCCCGGCATCTGTCTGTTGCCGGATGGCGGACGACAGTGTGGTTGGTCGGTTCCGCGGAGAGAATGACGGCTGACACCCAAACGTTTTATGAAGCTTGCCGTCACCTGGGAATAGACGTAAAAACGTTCGGGCCGGAGCAGGCGGACGAACTGCGGCGATGGTTGGAGACATCCGATGTTGTCGTCGATGCTCTTCTGGGAACGGGGATTCGGGGACCGGTTCGTCCAGCAATGGAGTCGGTGATTCGGCTGGTAAACGATCATGCACGGGGACGCGTGGTAGCCGTTGATGTGCCCAGCGGGGTGGAGACGGATACCGGACGGGTCGCATCTGTGGCGATCAAAGCAGATCAGACGGTGACTTTCGCCTATGCCAAATGGTGTCATTACTTGCGTCCGGGAGCCGAACACTGTGGAGAGGTGGTCGTGGCGGATATCGGGATTCCGCCATCGGTTACCGCGTCCCGGAGACCCGCCGCACGTGTCAACCATCCCCAGTGGTGGCGGGAATATCTAAAACCGCGGTCACGATGGGCGCACAAAGGGACACACGGGCATCTGCTTGTTGTCGGCGGTTCCCGCGGGATGCTGGGCGCTGTCGCCATGGCCGGTACCGCTGCTCTGCGCGCCGGTGCCGGATTGGTCACGATTGCCGTACCCGAAGGGCAACACGATCCCCTGGCGGCCAAAGTGACGGAAGCCCTCGTATGGGCGTGGCCTGACGACGGACAGGGTCGTTTTGCACCCGGCAGTGCAGAGCGCATCGGTGAGCGTTTGAACCGCCTGACAGCGGTGGCCGTCGGCCCCGGTTTGGGACGTTTTACGGGAGAGCGGGAGTGGCTGACCGAACTGCTCCAGCAGACAGACCGGCCCATGGTGTTGGATGCGGACGCGCTCAATGTGCTGGCTGATCATC
The Polycladomyces subterraneus DNA segment above includes these coding regions:
- a CDS encoding class I adenylate-forming enzyme family protein, whose product is MTVSVIGELLRHRARLSPDVEALVSPTKRLTYREYNGIVNKLAHYLLQLQVQKGDRIALICKNSHHFPIIYMAAAKIGAVTVPINWRLKTDGIRYILEDCTPKILFYDGEFDEVTPLLGTLPFIQQEIRLDIEDTLEELTEGYPDKEPQVDVIGEDPALIIYTSGTTGRSKGVVCTHTNLHAASIANTTTLDWRYRDRFLVVSPLFHISGMVIPVCALVRGLTMVINDQFHPIQVWDLLHAERINIMFAVPSMLNYMYESLKHQDVDAPSLRMIICGGAKVPAELIRGMYDFGYHVVQVYGATEYAGAATFWLPEYGLETCESAGKAVYLTEMKIVDPTTGEALPPGEIGEVVLRGPLTFAGYWNMEKATQEVIRNGWYHTRDAGWMDENGLLYVVDRLRDMIITSGENVFPAQVESVINQLEEVSESAVVGVAHPVWGELARAYVVRKEGSTVTEQEIITHVRRYLPDHSLHEVVFVEELPKNSMGKVMKYVLRQHANQQQPQAQ
- a CDS encoding ABC transporter ATP-binding protein encodes the protein MVEVRGLVKRYNGVAVVDGVTFNVKQGEVFGLLGPNGAGKTTTMEMIEGLRVPDEGEIWIDGMDVVRERDRVKHVIGLQLQSTALFGHMTVREMIVLYSSFYPHARPVDELLTAFDLQEKRNTWVKHLSGGQKQRLAIALAVVHDPQVLFLDEPTTGLDPGARRALWDIILRLRDERRTVFLSTHYMEEAEQLCDRVAIMDQGKVIALDTPAGLIRRLDVDSVVEFVWESELDPSSLASLGGVKEVRHSGDRSVMLLTERLPETLRDLIAWSETSGVPLSGLRTRTATLEDVFLHYTGKRLA
- a CDS encoding ABC transporter permease, whose translation is MKAYWRLTQAQLLLFLRNKNIVIWSLVVPILMMAVLGTLIKGGNTFRLDVAVVDQDHSSASREFVRSLQSVSGVSVEMEKELNQGIAQVQRGDRQLAILIRKGFGRHLTQRAEQEPSKDIVLYLDKSNLTTAQLGTTVVKQMVDQLNKRVTGFRPVITAESVNVQSRTLGYIDFLVPGLLAMMIMNNNMNGVAGTIASWRERGILRRMQATPLSSATFIAGQITARIVLNGLQALIVLLVAYWLFGVHVYGSWWLLLALILLGTLTFMSIGFIIASLAKTPETAGPMAGLLSFPMIFVGGIFFPVRDLPDWLRHMVDAIPIGHLTHALRAVMNEGASLSALWTPVAVLTAWMIGAFAVAAWTFRWDAE
- the acpS gene encoding holo-ACP synthase translates to MIIGIGTDIVQLDRLRQKDRERLAQRVLTSEERQWWPEGDVRQIEYLAGRFAAKEALSKAARTGIGRILGFQDIEILSGDNGCPKVRLSEQSRRKLGWADDVQIHLTIAHERDYAVATVVVERVPNER
- a CDS encoding NAD(P)H-hydrate dehydratase yields the protein MYLVTAQEMRDLDRYTIEHIGIPGVVLMERAGLAVAQAITEHFAQPGQAVVLSGHGNNGGDGFVVARHLSVAGWRTTVWLVGSAERMTADTQTFYEACRHLGIDVKTFGPEQADELRRWLETSDVVVDALLGTGIRGPVRPAMESVIRLVNDHARGRVVAVDVPSGVETDTGRVASVAIKADQTVTFAYAKWCHYLRPGAEHCGEVVVADIGIPPSVTASRRPAARVNHPQWWREYLKPRSRWAHKGTHGHLLVVGGSRGMLGAVAMAGTAALRAGAGLVTIAVPEGQHDPLAAKVTEALVWAWPDDGQGRFAPGSAERIGERLNRLTAVAVGPGLGRFTGEREWLTELLQQTDRPMVLDADALNVLADHPDILDHRKGDLILTPHPGEMARLAGTDTVRVENERYRVAKEWAERHDVTVVLKGTYTIIAFPDGTQMLNPTGSPAMAKAGSGDLLTGIIGALLAQKIPPSAAVPMGVYVHGLAGEFAVTSVEHSVIASDILLQVGPAIRRLLSDRVRT